A region of Bacteroidota bacterium DNA encodes the following proteins:
- a CDS encoding NAD-dependent succinate-semialdehyde dehydrogenase, whose amino-acid sequence MSYKSINPVNGKIFKEYKTISNSELNEKLELGNKQFKKWSALELKDRILYVKKIAKHLKNDLEVHAKNITLEMGKPITQARAEIEKSILLCNYYCENAEQLLSKEVYKSNAKESYVVYEPMGIIYAVMPWNFPYWQVFRFLIPNLILGNAAVLKHASNVPGSAQKIEEVVLKAGVPKGVFQNLFINYKQSEKVIESDYVWGVTLTGSEYAGSMVAQAAGKNIKKSILELGGNDSFILLHDADVDTAVEVGVSSRMNNSGQSCIAAKRFIVHKNIFDEFVKKYLSKIEKLSIGNPMESSTDIGPIATKTLIAELEEQVNKSVKQGAKIVVGGERLEKASNFYKATLITDIKEGMPLFSEETFGPVTPVFKVENDEEAILLANNTELGLGASLWTKDIEKAKMLARKIMVGTVAINGMVKSDPRLPFGGTKKSGFGRELSDVGLKEFSNMKTINIF is encoded by the coding sequence ATGAGTTATAAATCAATAAATCCTGTAAATGGGAAAATATTTAAAGAGTATAAAACAATTAGTAACAGCGAACTAAATGAAAAGCTTGAACTAGGGAATAAACAGTTTAAAAAATGGTCTGCATTAGAGCTAAAAGATAGAATTTTGTATGTGAAGAAAATTGCCAAACATCTAAAGAATGATTTGGAAGTGCATGCAAAGAATATTACCCTTGAAATGGGCAAACCAATAACACAGGCAAGAGCAGAAATAGAGAAAAGCATTTTATTGTGCAATTACTATTGCGAAAATGCAGAGCAATTGTTGAGTAAAGAAGTTTATAAAAGTAATGCAAAAGAAAGCTATGTCGTTTATGAACCAATGGGAATTATTTATGCAGTTATGCCATGGAATTTTCCTTATTGGCAAGTTTTTAGATTTTTAATTCCAAATTTGATTTTAGGAAATGCAGCAGTTTTAAAGCATGCATCAAATGTTCCGGGATCTGCTCAGAAAATTGAAGAAGTTGTTTTAAAAGCAGGAGTACCTAAAGGCGTTTTTCAAAATTTATTTATTAATTACAAACAATCTGAAAAAGTAATTGAAAGTGATTATGTTTGGGGAGTAACGCTCACAGGTAGTGAATATGCTGGTTCGATGGTTGCACAAGCCGCAGGCAAAAATATTAAAAAAAGTATTTTAGAACTAGGTGGTAATGATTCATTTATTTTGCTTCATGATGCTGATGTTGATACTGCTGTTGAAGTAGGTGTTTCTTCACGAATGAACAATAGCGGTCAAAGTTGCATTGCGGCAAAAAGATTTATTGTTCACAAAAATATTTTTGATGAATTTGTAAAAAAATATCTAAGTAAAATTGAAAAGTTATCTATTGGAAACCCAATGGAAAGTAGTACGGATATAGGTCCTATTGCAACTAAGACTTTAATTGCTGAACTTGAGGAGCAAGTTAACAAATCAGTTAAGCAGGGAGCAAAAATTGTAGTCGGAGGAGAAAGATTAGAAAAAGCTAGTAATTTTTACAAAGCTACTCTGATAACTGACATTAAAGAGGGAATGCCATTGTTTAGTGAAGAAACATTTGGTCCTGTAACTCCTGTTTTTAAAGTAGAGAATGATGAAGAAGCGATTTTGCTTGCAAATAATACCGAACTTGGATTGGGTGCTTCATTATGGACAAAGGATATTGAAAAAGCAAAAATGTTAGCGAGAAAAATTATGGTGGGAACAGTAGCTATTAATGGAATGGTAAAATCTGACCCTCGACTCCCATTTGGAGGAACGAAAAAATCAGGATTTGGGAGAGAGCTCTCAGATGTAGGATTAAAAGAATTTTCAAATATGAAAACAATTAACATTTTTTAA